The Flavobacterium commune genome contains a region encoding:
- a CDS encoding putative signal transducing protein produces the protein MGLMKVFSGSEILALALKEKIEAVGVDTVIKDNIQSARLAGFGSSGSAVELFIQETDFAKANPVIEEFRLNI, from the coding sequence ATGGGATTAATGAAAGTGTTTTCGGGAAGTGAGATTTTAGCTTTGGCATTGAAAGAAAAAATTGAAGCGGTAGGAGTGGATACGGTAATAAAAGACAATATTCAATCGGCTAGGTTAGCGGGTTTTGGAAGTTCAGGTTCGGCAGTGGAATTGTTTATTCAGGAAACTGATTTTGCTAAAGCCAATCCTGTTATTGAGGAGTTTAGGCTGAATATTTAA